The genomic interval TGGCCGGAAATTAATTAGGATTGTAATTGGGATTCAAAAGATGGATTAGaagagtttttttgtttttttcagaaTAATTAATTATGCGATAAATTAAGATCAATGTTTGACGGCAATTAAGGAATATTCAATGGGGATGAACTAATTAAAAAGGGCGCGCATTTAAACTTGTTTCTTAGTACAACATAATATGCTTGAGGTTGAAATAAGGACGTTGGACGTTATTATAATTTCCAGTTCGACTTTTAGGATTAAGGTCGGATTGACTTTTGAAACTCATATAtgtcaaaaaacaaaatggacTTGAGCTAGATTTTTGTGAAATTGAAACAAGTCATTTTTCCTACCGAAGATGTGTGTCgtgtttggagagagagagagagagagatgggaaatgtttatatatatatacacacacacatccTGTTTGGATGATGGGAaatgtttattaattttctacATGATGTGCAAATTAATCAGATTAATAGGGTACTGGTCATGTGGTCTAAAATGGACaggttttaaaaagaaagtggGCACCTCAACTTGCGCGTGAACTGTCCGAGAAACACtctaattaatttcaagttttgcaCCCAAGAGCCAAAAAAACCAACTCTCAACGCTCATGGAAAGACTGTGTTGAGTGTTccaatatactatatatcacGTTTTAAAATGTGATGGGCCtttctttttcagtttcatCAGCTAATAGATCAAGCATAACCGCTCTTTTGATCACTTCCCAGTTCTTTTGATCACTATCCCAGTtctaatcttttataaaaactaataaagCGATAAAAACCATCTTTCTGCGTGATCTGAAAGCCAAAGGAACTCTCCCTTAATTATCTTCTTAATAATGGGATAAAGCCACCTTTGAATCGAAATACAATCATAGAGTCTCTTTGAATTCTTTCTAGTATAAACTTCTCGCATGAGCACCATCTTTCCACTTCTCCTTCTACAATAACCGCAGCACTTGTTTTATAGTTTTTGCATACAGTACGTAGAATGATATATGCTTGATGTTCTGAGACTTGGGAATCTCATTAATCTTAAGGATATTGCAAGAGACGCTCCCACATTTATTGTTCACGCCTACTCTTTCACACCCCTCCAACTCCGAAGCTTGTAACTCTCAAATTCGGAGAAGCCCGCAGGGAAAATAACaatatttggatagtgaagaAGATGGTATTTTCTGGTGGAATTGCTTGTGTTCtggttttttctcttctttcggGTGGTGGAGCACTTTAAGCACTTTGACATTGCAGAATCAGAGATATCCAGGAACAATAATACTAAAGCTGAGTGCAAAGCCCATGGGGCTGTCTGTTTTTAGTTCTTTTGTCGTTGTCTTCTTGGTGGTTTTGGTCGATATTCAAGCGGGTTTTGTCGAAGGTGACGTGTATGGCAAGAATTATATTAGTTGGGAAGATCTGAAGGTAGATGAGCATGAGGCAGGATTGAACACTAGAGATGCTACATATGAACAAAGTCGGATTATCATGGTCGACAAGAATGGTGGGGGAGATTCTCTGACGGTTCAGGGAGCAGTCGATATGGTTCCAGAGCATAATACCCAAAGAGTGAAAATCTTTATTCACCCAGGAATATACAGGTAATACAGAATTGTTTTGACAGTTTAAGATGCAGAATCAGCGTGTACTGTCTGTCACTGCAATGTGGAACTTCTCTATAGGCCATTATTCGGTGATTTCgttaaaaattattagaatcggaagaagatttttgttttatctCGTTTCTCAGTCAGTTTCATCTCAAGCATTCGTTAGTTTCTGTTCCATGCTTCAAGAGAACCGCCAAAATTCGATTTTGAGTTCTGCACTTTTTTAGGGTAATAGTTTGTGTTGTTCATGGGGTTGAGTAGAAAAAAGTAGTGGCTACGTGGGTGCTAGTAGTTATAAGcggatttctctctctctctctctctctctctctctctctctctctctctctctctaaactagCTTATTATTTTGGCCTTTGGATTCCAAAATCTACATGACCGATGgaaattttgcatctaaaagtGCTGCAAATCTTGTGTTTTGAGTAACATTCAATAGACAAATGGTATAATGAACTTAAAGCGTATGGtttgttatttgaatttttattttcatgctaaatttacaatttaatggGAATCAGGACATGTTACATATTGTTTGTATCTTTCTGCAGAGAGAAGGTCTTCGTGCCAAGTTCCAAGCCATATATTTCATTCATTGGTGACCAGAATCGAACGTCCGATACCATAATTACTTGGAACAATAAAGCATCCGATAAAGATCGCAACGGAGTTCAACTCGGAACCTATAGATCGGCTTCTGTAGCTATAGAATCCGATTACTTCTGCGCTACAGGAATCACTTTTGAGGTGACAGCAAATTATCTTGTACAAAGTCACAACAGGGGATAAACAGACATATtatattatgcatgcatgcattttgctTTATTTCTGTTTACAGCAATCAAGTTACTCATTTATGTGTAATGATCTCATGAGGTAACCGCAGAACACAGTAATTGCTGTGCCAGGAGGATATGGAATGCAAGCAGTAGCACTCAGAATAGCTGGTGATAAAGCAGTGTTCTACAGAGTCAGGATTTTGGGGACGCAGGACACTCTCTTGGATGACACTGGATCACACTACTTCTACCAGTGTCATATTCAAGGAAGTGTAGACTTCATATTTGGAACGTCGAGGTCAC from Juglans regia cultivar Chandler chromosome 2, Walnut 2.0, whole genome shotgun sequence carries:
- the LOC108983471 gene encoding pectinesterase QRT1-like, whose translation is MGLSVFSSFVVVFLVVLVDIQAGFVEGDVYGKNYISWEDLKVDEHEAGLNTRDATYEQSRIIMVDKNGGGDSLTVQGAVDMVPEHNTQRVKIFIHPGIYREKVFVPSSKPYISFIGDQNRTSDTIITWNNKASDKDRNGVQLGTYRSASVAIESDYFCATGITFENTVIAVPGGYGMQAVALRIAGDKAVFYRVRILGTQDTLLDDTGSHYFYQCHIQGSVDFIFGTSRSLYQECVIESIAKNWGAIAAHHRDSPNENTGFSFVNCNITGTGSILLGRAWGNYSRAVYSYCNIDDIVTSSGWSDWKHPSRQKTVVFGEYQCRGRGADTRGRVSWSKSFSYEEVQPFLDKKFISGEQWLRL